The Arthrobacter sp. D5-1 genome segment CCACCGCGACGATGCAGCAACGCACCCGCGCACTGGCTCCGGTGTTGCCCCGAATGGTTGAGACAGCCGAGCAGGCGCTGCGCGACGCGGAAGCAGCCCTGACCGCCGCCCTCGCCGCGGGTGCCGGTAACACCATCGACGTGGACGGCCGGGCATGGGAAGTCTTTCGCCGCAGCGAAGATGCGCCGGTGCGGATACGCCGCAACGGAGAAGACCGCGACTTGTCCTTCGAAGAGGACAACGCCTTCTGGACCTGGGCCCTTGTCGAGACCCTCCGCCATACCGGCGCCCGGATCGAGGAAGTCCTCGAACTCGTGCACATGAGCATCCAGCCCTACAAGCTCCCGGCGACCGGTGAGACCATCCCGCTGCTGCACTTCGCCCCAAGCAAGACCGACACCGAACGTCTGATGGTGGCCAGCCCCGAACTGGTGCACATCCTCTACCGGGTGCTCTCCCGAGTCACCCAGCCACAAACAGGCAGCGTGCCCCTGACGCAGCGCTGGGACCCGGGCGAGAAAGTGCTCAGCTCACCCATGCCTCACCTGTTCGTCCGCCGTTACGGGGCCGGGCCCCTCCGGGTCATGTCCACGGCCACCATCGCAGGCCTGCTCAATGACCTGGCAGAACGCGCAAACATCAGAGTCGGCGGAACCCGGGTCAGATTCACCCCACACGACTTCCGCCGCATCTTTGCGACCGAAGCCCTGGCCAGCGGACTGCCGCCCCACATCGTTCAAGTCCTGATGGGACACGCCAGCCTGGCGACAACTCAGGGATACGCAGCGATCTATCCCCAGGACATCATCCGGCACCACCGCACCTTCATCGAGAAGCGACGCGTCACCAGGCCCACCGAGGAATACCGCGAACCCACCGCCGCAGAATGGGACGAATTCGAAGCCCACTTCGTCCAGCGCAAACTGAGCCTCGGCAGCTGCGGACGCGCCTACGGCACCGGCTGCCAACACGAACACGCCTGCCTGCGCTGCGCACTCCTGCGCCCCGACCCCACCCAAATCGACCGGTTTCAGGACATCATCGACAACCTCCGGGAGCGCATCACCGAGGCCAAGCAACACGGCTGGCTCGGAGACGTCGAAGGCCTGCGCGTCACCCTCAACAGCGCCGAGATGAAACTCGCGCAAATGTATAAGCTTCACAGCCAACACCAAGGAGGAACCGTCGAACTCGGCACCCCGCGGGTCCGGAATTCAACAACTCAAAAAGAGCGCTAACGAGGATCGCGGCCTCGACCTCGGCTGTTGGAACATGACAGCATGGACAGTAGCTCCAGCAGTGGCGGCAACGGTGAAAGAACGAACGCCGCGCCAGGGGGCCGGCCGCAACACACAAGGGATATCCATGATGGAAGATCCACGACTGACGGCACAAAATCTCATTGAACTGGACGAGACTTACCTTCAGGACCTGTGGGTGAGCTACTGGGGCAACGGCGGTAACGCAGAGTTGATCGAGTTCGA includes the following:
- a CDS encoding site-specific integrase, producing the protein MTAAGRSIQTGRRSWNDLTPLPPLEQEPPSPSDIPHGPLARASIQDIIDQLEQCGRYWPRAERHRARMRRILRHLDQLPGETWQDRWTLFESQTGPDTLTWRTTINGAATKNAENKNEIEALNAAMGPILAMDVFRPSHRWLAGQRFAFLKALSRFRDPANTAKIEQALIDAKVSPVQANNGLLTLGRVQAHTGKSIRQLTAEDILEHSTQLPGRLINLSRSGLNAIWPVLHGLGWISHESQDMPSRRRVGQRTVEEMVDYSGITGPCREPLIHYLQIRSAALDYSSLSGLARNLTGVFFADILKHHPDQSTFALTQQQAEAWKTRSRVNPDGSTRRGHHGIYYAVRAFYLDISQWALEDAYWAQWAAPSPITYAETRGYLKQRRATTATMQQRTRALAPVLPRMVETAEQALRDAEAALTAALAAGAGNTIDVDGRAWEVFRRSEDAPVRIRRNGEDRDLSFEEDNAFWTWALVETLRHTGARIEEVLELVHMSIQPYKLPATGETIPLLHFAPSKTDTERLMVASPELVHILYRVLSRVTQPQTGSVPLTQRWDPGEKVLSSPMPHLFVRRYGAGPLRVMSTATIAGLLNDLAERANIRVGGTRVRFTPHDFRRIFATEALASGLPPHIVQVLMGHASLATTQGYAAIYPQDIIRHHRTFIEKRRVTRPTEEYREPTAAEWDEFEAHFVQRKLSLGSCGRAYGTGCQHEHACLRCALLRPDPTQIDRFQDIIDNLRERITEAKQHGWLGDVEGLRVTLNSAEMKLAQMYKLHSQHQGGTVELGTPRVRNSTTQKER